From the Hordeum vulgare subsp. vulgare chromosome 1H, MorexV3_pseudomolecules_assembly, whole genome shotgun sequence genome, the window TGGATACCCTGGACTGCTATCATTATTAAAAAATAGACCTTTCATccggacctttagtctcggttgggttTGGGACCGGGActaatatgagcattactcccgGTTCCAACGGCAAGGAGCCGACAAAGGGATGgccgactttagtcccggttggtgataccaaccggAACTAAAAGGATTGCGGTAGGCTGGGACCCTGCGAGCCTCTTTAATCCCAGTTGGTTTCACCAACTGAGACTAAGTATAAACCTTTAGTAGTCCTGATTagtgatacaaaccgggactaaagtctttTCTGTATAAAGCTCTTCTTCTTCCAACCCAAGTCCAAGCTTTACCTCCTCTCTGTTTCCTTCCCCACGCTAGAGTTCATCCTTCATTTCCCCCCAGATTTGTCAAGATGGAAGGGACCCCATCTATCCAAGTGTTCTAGACGGTTAGCAACTTCACCCATTCATCTCTCATTGTTAGTTTCGCTCATTTAATgttctataagtatagtgatctGTGGGTTTTACTTTGGGAGTAATTATGGGAGAGTttaatttgatttatatgcaatttgagctcaaattaatttCCTAGTTTGCATATGTGCAGGTGTGGTTTATTTAGTGTCTTcccgtcctcaccgccgtcgatcaccCACGCCATCCCGTCGCCGGCATCACCTtgatgagcctcttgttcttatccattttgtaaaaaataaatctaatttgtatgatttagatagttacttgtataattttcttacttatatgatttttttgttatatatacatatagtgccatggttttgatatccgtccccgtcggccctcgtccggtttatgattcagatgtggtatattatattttgtaactatttgtttcatttcatgtttatgAGAATTCTTCCCATCAAGTTGATATAGATGTCTTGGAGGTCTGTGAACCGGAAATTGCAACCAACCCTctggtcgagaagttaaatttcgtTGGAAAAGAAAATGGTTATTTGAAAGttaaattgaaaagaattgaagaagagaagatgaaattgaagttgTATgttgtcggtgtagtcgatgatcAGAAGATCAAAATGGATGCGATGCGCTCGAGGACTAGAAATATAACAAAATATGTCATTATTAAAGAGGCTTGTTAtcactatgttgttggatcaattattACCTTAGTTGTAATTTTGATCACATTTTTTGTTGCATTTAATTTCTttagatagttgtatgttgttttatgagaagtatatatgtatgaactttatttatatatatttttagtaATAACATTTTGTCACTACACTACTCTACTTTGGTTTTGatgtgatgaacttgtattttgTTTACTTCCATGTTGTGTAATGAATATGAGCCGACAATGGATGTATGATGACCGACGCTCTCCCGAGTTCATTAATGGCCTGCATTGTTTTATACGTGTGGGTGAGGAAAACAAGCGGAATGGTTCTTTGTGTTGTCCATGTGGTGTCTGTAAGAATGATAAGGATTACTCTACCTCAAAAATCCTTGACAGCCACCTGCTTCAGTTCGGTTTCATGTCCGACTAAAATTGTTGTACCAAGCACAGAGAAagtggggttatgatggaagaaaatgaagaagaagatgatggtgAAAACTATCATAtgtcccctgaatacggtgatacttcaacgagggaagctgaagatcaagaggcaccagatAAGCCTGCTaatgatcttggtcggaccattaTTGATGCAGAGAGAAAGTGCAGAAGTGAAAAGGAGAGGTTGAAATTTGAGAGCATGTTAGAGGATAACAAAAAAATGTTTTACCTAAATTGCGAAGATGAAAAGAAAAATCTAGGCACCACACATGAATTGCAGCAAtagaaggcagagaatggtgtatctgacaagggattgaaAAGTTGCGAAAATGATAACAAAggtgcttccaaaggataacgaattgctcgCCAATATgtatgaagcaaagaaggttatctgtcctctaggattagaggtgtagaagatacatgcatgccctaatgactgcattctATACAAtggtgaggagtacgagaatttgaatgcatgaccggtatgcggtgcattgcgctaTAAGATCAGCCGTGATGacactggtgatgttgagggcgagcgcctcaggaagagggttcctgccaaggtgatgtggtatgctcctataataccacagttgaaacgtttgttccaaaacaaagagcatgctaAGTTGGTACGATGGCAAAAACAAGACCATAAGAAAGACGCGATGTTGAGAGTACCCACTGATAGGTCACAGTGGAGAAAAATTGAAAGAGTGTTCCCAGTCTTTGCagttgacgcaaggaacttattgtTTACTCTAAGTATAGATGGCATGGATCTTTTTGTGGAGCAGAGCCATAGTCATAGCACCTCACATGTTAATCTatatatctataaccttcctcctgggttgtgcatgaagcgaaagttcattatgatgtcagtgctcatccaaggccctaagtaaATActtcaacgacattgatgtgtacctaaggttattagttgaagaaattttacAATTGTGGGATAAAAATGTGTAAgtatgtgggatgagcacaaacaggaggaatttgaccgacGAGCATTGttttttgtaaccatcaatgatttgcctgctcttagtaacaattCGGAACACACAAATAATGTATACAATGCTTGCACATACTGTTTGGCTGAGACCGATagtatatatttggataaatgtaagaagaatgtctACCCgagacatcgtcgatttcttccgaccaaccatctctTAAGAAAGAAAGACAAGCATTTCAAACGTGAGgctgatcaccggaagaagcctggcCACCGTATTGGTGATGATATGTTTCATATGATCAAGATTTAGAAGTgaactttggaaagggtcctaggAGACAGTCTTTTCCGAATGATGCTAACGTACatacacccatgtggaagaagaaatctatattaaggaaacaaatAGCCGGTACAAAAGAAGTACAACTTGATAGAAAAAAGTACAGAGTATAATTTTTTGGTCATCTCCTTCCATCTATTATTCGCGGACAACCGGCTCTTGAAAAACACTTTCCTATGAAGGAAATGGACTTGCAACCACTTTGAAGACCATAATAACCAGTCCCTGCTAGCAACGAGATCTAGTAGGGCAGCTGGAAAACTCCACGTGCATTCATGGTAGTGCCTTCACCGATGTTAGCCCTGGAAACATATCCGTAGTTGCTATCAGTTGAGTGGATATTTGAATTTGCCAGCCTCACATTATAGATATAATCCCAGGGATTAGGGAAGTGTCCTTGCTCACGGATTTCAGTGTACACCTGCAGACATAAAATATAAGATCAACAGCGTTTAGGAGTCCGAATTTTGTGGTGTACTTCTCAAGAATCAAGACGAATCAGACAAGATTTTATACCATTTTTGTTAAAATAATTATCATGTGCAGCTCTGTAATGCATGACATGATTTGCCAACTAAATTCCAGTTTCCATTTTTGATTGCATATAAATTTATGTGTTATTAATAGATTAGTCATTCTAGCAGCTGCTCTTGGTTTGACGTGGAGAAATGCCCCCCATTGTCCATTCTGAATATCCGATGGGTAGGGTGTATCAAAGATACTGCCAATCCAATCCTTCTAGGTGACGAAACTCAGGTTGGTACCGGTGGCATTGTAGATGAGGCATTTCACAGATATTCCATTTCCGTACCTAGGAGTTTAGCCAAAAGTTGAACGAATCGATATGAGTTGAGTTGTACAATAACAAAACTATACTAAACCTTTGTTGTGGATCTTTTGCATGATTGCATGGTTAAATATAAGCGAACTCAATTTGGTTCAATTTGCTTCAATTTGGGTCTGTTTTCCTCATCTGAAAGAGTATGATGTGAATGAATTCAGGTCAGTTATAATCTAATAAATTGAATGCGAAAAAGACCAAGGAGTGCCGAAGAAAACAGTGGCCACCGCCTCCTCTCCCAGCTTTAGATTGTGAAGAGGACAGAGCATCGGGGCAGCCCTCCTTGGTCCTGGCCAGCAGGTAGGGGACAACGTCCAACTCGCCGAACTTAACCACCTTCCTCATGAGCACCGTGCCCATGACGACAAGCAGGGGGGCCCTTGAAGCGGATTCGAGAGCGCCGCCATGACTTGGTCTGATGCATATCACCGACAACCAGTCCAGTTAATGGCTCGATCATGGACCAGGCCGACTAGAACTATGTCCACCCTTACCGGTCAGGGCCATGACTTGTGATGAAGGTTCACAAGTGAGGGGAGCACCTCATGTAAAGGGTCCTCATGGGTCGACGGTCGTCACGAGGCCAGATACTTCAGCGTTGGTGCTAGGGTTCGTCACTGGAAGAGAAGGGGAGGAATGAGAGAAAGAAGACGCAGTCGACTGATGGTGCCTCACTAGTGAGGTCGTCTACTCACAAGGACTATGAGGATTGGGCATACAGATTGGGCCTTATGAGGCCTTAAGGTAAACATGGCATGGATATTGTGTTCGTGGGCTATTAAATCAGTCTATATGGACAATTCGGTCCTACAGAGTAGAGGACCGATTTGAACGTATTTAAATTCGGTTGTAGACCGATTTTTATTCGGTCTTCTCAAGTTCGGTATTTATGGGTTCGGTCTCGGCCTTTATGGCTTCAGTTTTCGGTTTTCCATTTTTATGTCGGGGTTGAGGTTCCACAACTAATTGTCATTATAACTTTCCTTGTGATGCTTTATTCTAGCATTAATATCTTAATTTCAGTTTCAATTTAATTCCCCTGCTGAGAAAAGACTCTCAGAAGAGTGCCTTATATCTGATACTTATTAAGGAAACAAATAGCCGGTACAAAACAAGTACAACTTGATACGTAACAACTTGATAGAAGAAAGTACACAATATACTTTTTTTGTCATCTCCTTCCATCTATTATTCGCGGACAACCGAAAACCCAAGGACAGCAAGGAAATGGACTTGCAACGGCTTTGAAGACCACTATAACCACTCCCTGCAGCATGCAGCTAGCAATGAGATCTAGTAGGGAAGCTGGAAAACTGCACGTGCGTTCATGGTAGTGCCTTCACCGATGTTAGCCCTCGAAACATATCCGTAGTTGCTATCAGTTGAGTGGAGATTTGAATTTGCCAGCCTCACATTGTAGATATAATCCCAGTGCTTAGGGAAGTGTCCTTGCTCACGGATTTCCGTGTACACCTGCATACATAAAATATAAGAATGTGTGCTAGTAGATTTTGAGATATTCCCTTGTCCCTAAATACACGAAGTAGTTCAGATTAGTTTGCTTATCTGTACGAGTTTTAGTTCAATTGATTTCAGAGGAAAATACGAACATATCCATTGTTCCTAAATATAGATTCACAATGTAAATGGGCATGCTTGTCAATCCATATTTTAAATCATTAATATTTTCTTAAAATTATTTAGGAATCCGATTTTTGGTGTACTTCTCAAGACAAACCAGACaagattttatatcatttttgttaAATTAACTAGACGACGCCCCGCGTGTTGCTGCGGGAAACATGATAAACAGATGTATAAATAGGTgttgaaaaacaaaaactattGCTAAAATATGTTAGGATTGCTCTCGTTTTATATTTTAAGAACAATAACTCATATGAAACATTTGACAAAAGATGCGTAAAAAAGTGTAACATGATCTACATATATTTGCTCTAAAGTATATACCGCGTATGCCCATAACAAAAATTAGTGGAACAATGTGTAGATTAGTGCACACATTAGAACTTATGAccacatgcatgacttgatgatgtggcatggttACATGAGAAAAAATAAATACTTATGACTAAacgcatgacttgatgatgtagCATGGTTGCATGAGAAGGAAAAATAGGTAGTGGATTGCAACTATTTAGGAATTGAAGATTATCATCTGCAGCTCCGTAAATGCATGATTTGCCAACTAATTAAACTCCAGCTTCAACTTTTGATTGCATATAAATTTATGTGTTCTTAATAGATTAGTCATTCTAGCTCATAGTAACAAATAATCGGAGTATGAACCAAGAGAAATAAGTAAGATAGAATATATGAAGGTAAGCACATTATTTACCCCGTTGTTGCCAATGAATGGGACAGACCAAGTGAATAACCAGTCGCAGGAGCTGCTGCTGGACGGGATCCTGCTACGATACACAACAGCGGCAGTTGAACCTTTCGCAGCTGCTCTTGGTTTGACGTGGAGAAATGCCCCCCATTGTCCATTCTGAATATCCGATGGGTAGGGTGTATCAAAGATACTGCCAATCCAATTCTTGTACGTGACGAAACTCAGATTGGTACCGGTAGCATTGTAGATGAGGCATTTTACAGATATTCCATTACCGTACCTAGGAGTGTACCCAAAGATATGAGTTGAGTTGTACAAAAACAAAACTATACTAGACCTTTGTTGCGGATCTTTTGCatgattgggggggggggggggggggggggggctgttcCCAAGCACACatcaaaatacaaaaaatatatcattagaatctTTAGATGCtatattttttaatgatataatttttatgttaaacaatatattttatataagtgaaATTAATAATCTAGGTAGACGTGCATATCTTCTAAACTGTGACGAAGGGAGTACTGTTTAATTGATTCATATAAACTAAGTTGTTTTCCAGAAAAATCAACTAAAACATCAATAGTAATTTAGACTTGAGAAAACATTAGTATTTATCCTGGCAATAACTGAAGTCAACACCGTTTTCGCTAGTCTAAACTTTTGTATAGCTACAAGTGTCGATGCAAAAATAGTAAATCTCCAGATAATAAAcctacttgatcttcaggttgtCGACGAATTGTTGTGCATCAATATCCTTGCCACCCGCGTTGATCATCTTCATGGTATAGTCGGCAACATCTTTTTGGGTAACGGGTTCTTTATACTCTCCAGTGGCTATCACCGTCTGCATTGAAATGGGGATACCAAACACTCCTGAGGCCATTTGTTCCTTGGTTTCTTTTCTGTGTGAATGGATTTATGGGTTGTTGCAACCATGTATTTATACACGCTGTGGAGGGATTCTCACATGCAAACCTGGTCACAGGGAGGGTCACGGGATAACAGGTGTGTCgggagatagatagagagagagattggGTAGCCGACGAACCTAGCATAGCACCATACGGACAGCAAgacaaaaaaaaatgagaggatgAAATCAAAATCAAGAAAGCCAATATGCATGTGCGTTCCCAAAAATCAAGAGAGCATGGGCCACGGGGGAGAAAATCGAACGGGTGAACGTGATAGTGACGATGATCCTCCTCCACATCTGCCTAAAATCTTGAtatctttatttttttctaaTTGTTTTTTGCATGGGATGCTCAATGTTGTCTCTGTTCAACGTGCAAAACGTGTGTTGTTACAGTATCGACCGTGACATATTCGCATAAAGAAAGGGCCAAAGATGCCCCCTAGATCGGATCTTAGCTTGCTCACCACCACAGCTCACTCCCGTACGCTCCAGTTTGCACACATATCGCATcttcctttctttaatggaagTCCCAAACGACATCTAACGAGTGTGTGGAGGAGGTCAAGATAGGTGGAGGGAAGGGGAGGGtaggtggatgatacatgggtatgTGTACCATTATTGCAATAATAGATGGACACCGGACCCGGCTTGTATGGTAGTATATGTTTGTTAGGCAGATGAAAACGATTCCGTGAACTTGTGTTATAAATTAGCTTCAAGTCATGCACATTTCAGACTTGTATTGTAAATAGATCGCCTTGATATAGCCTTTTCAGCAGGGTGTCTCTAAATCGTATTATGTATAAATAAGTCGGTATATCTCGCTATAGCTCCGCTATAGCTAATTTAGAGGTCCACCATTATTTATCATAGCCCTCTATTTAAAACTTTAGTTTGTGTGGGAAGTAACCATCTTCAAAAAGCGGATGGTTGAGGCTCCTTTCAAATGTATGAAATGTTTTGAGTGAATTCAGTCATTTCCGGGCAGTAGGGCACTATGGTTCAACCAGCTTAGAGTTATTATGTTTGTGTTCTTGGTCAAGTGGATGGTTAAACTTGTGCTTGTGAGCTTTTGCACTCATGTCTAGTTATTATGTTATATTGACACCCTCTTTGATACACTCCCACTAAACGTATAAAGTATGAACGGCAATATGGGCCTTTGATAAATTATACGCATACTtatattaccccccccccccccctagatgGCCCATTTATTTCTTTTGTAACGGTCCATTTACTTTCTTTTTAAGAAACAAAATGGCGAGGGAAACGGGATTCGAGCGCCAAAGCATCAGGGAAAGCTTACCTGTTATGCATCACGAGGCAAGCATGATAAGCTCTTCCAACCAATCAACAAAAAAAGCTCAGCCTATGGAATCCTGTGAAAGTTTTAGACAGATTTCGTGGTGAGTAAGGACGCTGCAGCTTAATTTACTAGTCCCGACAGTCACATGTTGCAATCTATTCCATTTTCATTTGTACGAGTAGCTTTGCTTTTGAATCTGAATTTGACGTGCCCACTTACTGTCATGTTGTATATTTTTGCTAATAAGCACGTCAACAGGCACGTTTCACTTAATAAGAGGTGCCTCGACATATTAATTAGATATTCAACACCGTTTACAAAAGGTGATTCGAGTAAAAGGTGATTCGAGTAACTGAAGTCGAGCCAATCGGTAaccaaaatcaaaatcaagaaaGCCAACATGCATGTGGGTTCTCAATAATCAAGAGAGTATGGGCCACGAGGCAGAAAATGCATCACGTGAACCTGATAGTGATGACCAATCCACGTCCGCATCTGCCTATAGAATGCTGATATCTTTATTTTTTTCCAATTGTTTTTTTGCATGAGATGCTCATTGTTTTGTCTCTACTCAACATGCAAACCACGTTGAAAATATACTACTAATGCTGATATGATGTTATATATTTGTTTGACTTGTGATCATATACTATTAAAAATTGCTTGTTGAAAATACAAAGAAAATGCTGCCAAAATTTTAAATTATATGTTGTCCAAATCTGAGATATATATGAGTACATTAGAGGTAATCTCACCATTCATATGAAGAGGTGAGTGGAATACGATTCTTCTCATTTTACCTCCCGAACCAAACACATGGATGAAATCAACCCATGCCATTTTTTATGTCTAACCGAACACAAGAATGGAAACAACCCATGCATCCGGAATGGAACCATGACATTCCATGCCTTTTGATCCTCAAACCGAACACACCATAATTAATGGAAGTCCCAGAGTGCATCTAACGAGTGCGGGGAGGAGGTGAAGATAGAtggaagggaggggaggggaggggaggtggAAGGTACATCCGTATGTGTGgcatagggtttagggtttagggagaGAGAGATTGCAGCAGCCACATCGAGCCAATAATGGGTAGCCGACGAACATAGCATAGCATCATGTACAAACAACCagacaaaaaagaggaagaaATCAAAATCAAGAAAGCCAAACATGCATGTGGGTTCTCAATAATCAAGAGAGTA encodes:
- the LOC123403289 gene encoding 23 kDa jasmonate-induced protein-like; translation: MASGVFGIPISMQTVIATGEYKEPVTQKDVADYTMKMINAGGKDIDAQQFVDNLKIKYGNGISVKCLIYNATGTNLSFVTYKNWIGSIFDTPYPSDIQNGQWGAFLHVKPRAAAKGSTAAVVYRSRIPSSSSSCDWLFTWSVPFIGNNGVYTEIREQGHFPKHWDYIYNVRLANSNLHSTDSNYGYVSRANIGEGTTMNARAVFQLPY